CTTCCCAAAAATCCAAGGGCGATGAGGGCAGGCAGTGATGAGACAGGGAGGATAAagcaggcagagagaggagaacCTTTCAGGGAAGggctttttttggtgaaaatattttcaataagtATTTGTTaatcagtaaaaattaaatagtaatttcttgaaataaaagtgAGATTCATGAGTGGAACATCAAATTGCCTGTTAAAATCAGACTTGTTAGTCTATGACACTGACagagggttgagataaagaaatTGTACATTCATGCACagactttttctttgaaagaatcTCAGTGAAGTAATAGGTAAATCCTCTGTAATGCATTAGTTCATATTCTTTTTACTTCACCCAGCTGACTTACACTCAGCCAAAACTTCCCTGAGGCAATTGTTATCAcagcagtgattaaaaaaaaaaaaaaaaaagaggtacaATTTGATCTTTGCTCATCAGATACCTATCTTAAAAATTGTCTCCCATTGTTTACCTTCCTCCTATTGTTCCTTTTCAGAATATGCTTTGACAGAGCTTcaggccattttttttttacactgtgtTTGAACACAACTTGATGATTTCTAGTACACCATCTTGGaagatataaaattaaaagtaattccAGCACTAAACTAACTAGTTTAAAAAATGGACTAATGCCTGGAAGTCTGGCAACTAGAATAAATAGTGTAGGGGAGACAATAATTGTAGCTCAGTAGCAATGAGAGACTGGGCAGATAGGTTTCGTAACAGCAGAACTGTGTGTGGCCAGGGCTGTGGGGTCTCCCAAAAGGCAGTTCAGCCgggctctgctggggctgagACACTGCCCTGGCCTGGCTGGCAGGGAACACGTGCAGGGTGagggagccctgcagcccatgTGGGGCtttgaaaggaaaggcagagaggcaggTGTTGGATGCAGATTTGTTTTATTGCAGTGCAGGAAAATACCCACTGGAGAAAGACACAtaaggcagaggcaggcaggatgTCACCCTGGGCTTCAAGAGAGGTCTTCTTTCAGGCTTCTCCCAGGCAGTGGCAGTTTCAGGGAGAAGCAAGTGTCCTGTGGGACAATGGTGGAGTTCCACATTTGGGCACTGGCAGGAGCAAGGAAGGGGAGatgaaacaaatgaagaaggaaatgagaagTTTAATTTATGGAGCTATTTTGACTCCACTCTATTAAGTGGAAGTCTTTGATGCTCTGCCCTTACTTAGGAGCTCAGTTGAGGATCAAGAATGTATCATGCATTTGCCAGTCATTCTTTAGTCAAGGGATATTTCTATTTTAGCAGGGCCTACAGCTGCCACAGCTGTACCTGCTGTACCGGTAGGAGTAAGGGCTGCAAGAGCCAGAACCATAGGATCTATCATAGCCATACAGGCCCCTGTAACCCAGGGAGCCCCCATAGCCATACAGACCCCCACAACCCAGGGAGGAGCCCCCATAGCCATTCAGACCCCCATAACGCCCATAGCCAAGGGAGCTCCCATAGCCTCCAAGGACAGGTGCTCCAGAGGATCCCACAACTGAATCCTGTGGGAAGGAGATGATGACTGGAGGTAGCTGGATCACAGTTGTAGAGTCAGGGCACTGACACACAGTTCATTCCCACTGTCAgcaaggggctgggggcagtTGATGCCACCAACAGCAGTGGAGCACAGGTCATAGCAAGACATCTTGCAGGGGTGGAAGTCAATATACAAAAGGTGATTTTACCAAGTACAAGACattatttacatatataaaagTGCTATAGAGTTCACTGACTTTCTTCAGAGAAGAGTGCTTTGAAGTACACGAATTTGCCCATGTCtattagaaatgaaaattgaGGCAGAACAGCCAAATTATTTGCTCAGATGCTTTGGTGAGTCAGTGGATCAGCAAGGACTGGAACTCCAAGAATGGTGTGTGCTGTTATGCATGATTTCACGACTCTGACTTTCCATTCCCACTGATCTCCTTTGTGCTGAGCCTTGTCAGAACAGGGATTATAAATCATTGTGTATTAAGATTTGCTCAGTAACTTGTTTGATAAGACCATCACAAGGGAATTGCAAAGATTATTGTCCCCAGTTTCCAAACATTTAATCAGGGCAATGAGATATTTATGACTAACTTAACAACACAGTGTGTTCATTGCAGGCCCCGAACTCTTTTGAAAAAGTCTCACCCCAAACAACTTGACCCCATCAACATGAAAAACCCAGTGCTTTGCCTGTCAGCTCCTTAAGTTGCCTCCATGATCCCTCTTTCtcttaattaaataaatttcttaCAGAGCATTGTCAACAGCTCTCAATTCCTCTCTGTGCCCTACTGTATCTAAGCCAGTGCCTGATCTCTTGTAGTATTCATGCCCATTTATCTTGAATTAATGTAAAAGCACTTTGAGTGATCTGTAATAGAATAAACTGGAGAAGGTCTGCTTCTAAGCTCAGCATTTCCCTGTGAAACATAAAGATTtaaactttttcaaatattttccagttacCCATATAAACAGAGAAGAGGAATGCATATTGAACTAGTCACAtaatttcttcagctgttgGAAGTAACCTAACAATGAACTTAATTTTCTGCCATATCAAGAAACttccagttttctttgaaattaaatgcCAACCCTGAATGCAGAGAATAGCTGTCCATAATACTTTTAATCATTTTTGTAAGCTTCATCTTTTCACCTAAAATTTTACCCACTAGTTCTTAATGGAAGATACCATCCTAGATTAAATTGTACAGCAAAGAGCAATTCCAATAGCTGTAAAGAGCAGATTCAGACTTACCCAATTCACTGAGAACAAGCAAAGAGAAGAGGTTGGAAGAACCCTGAGTGGAGAGAACTTTTATACAGTTCAGACTGCCTGAGGCATGAGAAGATGGTTTTGTGAACATGGATCTAATTAGTTGACACAGCACATTTTTTCTATTGATAGCTCCGCAAAGCGATGAAAttgtttcactttgtttttgtttattacTTGATTTCAATTATCATGTAACATAACACACGCATTACATCATGCAAGGTTCTTTCATCTAAGAGTCATGGGTGAAATTAATGCATCTTTCATCCTAAAACATGATTCATGAAATTAATATCAGTTTTCTATTCTCTTTGGAGTTGCACCACGTAGTAAGCTGCTTATACATAGATATTCTTCTTTTGCTGTATTATATGACAAAGATAGTCAGACATTTATCAGAAATAACCTGCTGTGAGGTGTTTCTTTTGAAGTCCCTTACATAAGTTTTGTCTCTTCttaaagacaaaatacagtCTATCGTTAAATCCTCAGCAAGGTGGGCAATATTTTTTGTGTGATTAGGTTTATTTCTGAGATGTGATACAATTCATATTGGAGTCCATGGAGGATTCTCAGTACTCTGTGAATCAAATTATATTGTGAGCATTCCTGAACACACAGTCGCAGATGTCCAAAACAGCCTTAGGTTTTATCTCACCCCCAAACTACAGCTTAAAGGTGAATTTAGTTCTGAAAGGAgagatatttatatttttcatgctCAAGATCAAAAGCTCAAAATAATCAAAGTGTACATTGAATTAATATCTAAATTTGTGATTTACTGAGATAGACGTGTGTTTTTGTAGAAGTTATATAGGAGAACTCCCAAATTTAactgtattaggaaaaaaaacccacctttcttttttgaaggaAGGAGAGCTGTGAAGTGACATTTCAGAGTAACAGGCTAAGCCACAGTCTAATAACATTATCAACTCAATAAATTCATCCCAGAATATGCAATTCTTACTGGTGTCCCACTTGCTCATCTTCTATGTGTTATCTCTGCCCTTCTTCTGGCATGCCTGCAGGTACATTGAACAGGCTCCTTTTGGCTGTTCAAAACCGCTCAGACCTACTGCTTAAATCAAAGACCATTCACAGGTCTTAAAGGATTCCTGCAGGTCTTGTTTCACCTGTGTATCCGATAGATAAAAGCAACCTTTTAGACATCAAAGTATCTAAAGTGTCATCCAAGTGACATCAAAAAAGTGGACAGATGCCCAGTGAATTTCTGAAATCATAAGCAGTCAGGGATACTCAAAACTTTCAGCTCAGTTTGATCCACAAGTTTGGGAGGGTGCATTTTCCTGaagtttcctttaatttctAGTTTGCTCCTCAGGCATCCTTGATCCTGGTCTACAACCGATCTTGCAGCTAACCCCATCATTGATGGCATCTTGCAAGAGAGAGCAATTATGAGGTGGGAATCTGCTGGGAAAGGCAGATGCTGGCTTTTGCTgaggtttctttctttgtttatgCCATTATTGTAATACCATATCATTATCATGGTTATCATAATCGTCAACATGGTTAACTTCAGTCCAcatattatttctaaattatgaGCTTTTCCAAATCTAGAGATACATATGCAGATTTCCTGAGctataatacagaaaaaagccATCTCAAAGGTTTACAAGAACATTCCAAGAGATTTTCAAATACCTCATGAGCACCCATTACTAGCTTGTACATACTGTGTCATAATTATATAAAAGTATGCCTGGATGCATACACCCCCCTATTATAAGAGATTATCACATTAAAATAGGTAAGTTAAGGTTACTTGGATCTTTCCTTTAATCAGTTCATTGCTTATTACACTTTTTGGACCTTTCAGATTATTGTGTTTGCATTGAGTAGCTGGAGGTAGAAGTGCGCTATGTCTGcagaaagaatgtttttaacCTTGTTATTTGTCTCCAGCCTTCATTTGAGATAGTAAAATATATTCCATTTTGTCTCAAGGTATAATGTTGATTACACTAAAAGATCTGTAACTGGACAAAAGAAATTACTGTCCTCCTGGCATCCTAATTATGCAGGACTCTTAAATCAAGTCAGCTTACTTCCTCCCCTAATGCTAAAGAGAGCAATGGAATACAAGAGTAATTCCACATATAAACCTGGAGATAATAGAGAGGTCTGTGGTGGAGTGTGCATGTCACGCTATGTGTGGGTTTGAAGTGCCTGCAGTGCACAAGCAATAAGCAAAAACAATTTCAGCACTTTGAGGAACTACCTGTTCTACAATTTGGGGTTGGTACCTAATTATGAACTCACGCATAGGATGCCTAATGTCCTCCAGGCAACTGACAGCTGTATAAAAGCTCTTTGCATTAAGTCTTTCTATCCACTCCTTGCACGTTTCTCACCTTCGTGAATTGGGTAAGTCAGATTTGTCTCAAACTTCGCTAAACTTAACTTGTTGTCAAGAACTCTTGATTTTAACTCAGGACCAAGTCATCTCCAGTTACTGCCAGGCTGGCAGTGATCTCTAGATTATTTGCTGCTGGAAATAATGTTTGGTTTCTTATTTGTTACTAGGTCCTGTAAAGATAGGCTGCAGAAGAAGGGTATATCAAGCAGTTTTAAATCCCAAATTTGTAACATTTCAGTGTGCCAAAGAATTCCTTGACTATTTTAGGAAGTAAAGAATAATTCATATGCATGGTTGTATATGGCTGCATTTAGCAGAGTTCTGCTGAGTTTATAACAGGAAAGATCAAACTTCTCAAGTAGAAAACATCAACTAATAACAATGTAATACTATCAAAAATAGCTCATCTGGAAATACCAAAGATACAATTGAAAAGTACACTACTTTGTCATCCTAAAGTCAAAACTAGCCTCCAGATTACACTGCTAGGAAGAACAGTAATAGAAAATATGTTTACTTCCCAGATTTGTTACTGAGAACCTGTTGGACTGCTTCATCATAACCTAATGTTTGATATTTCTTTAATGTTAACGTAAATGACCATGTTTTAGACTGACTTCCATCCTTGCAAGATGTCTTGCTACGACCTGTGTTCCACCTCTGCCTGCGGCGTCAaccgcccccagcccctcgctgACAGCTGCAACGAGCCGTGCGTCCGTCAGTGCCCTGACTCCACGACTGTGATCCAGCCACCCCCTGTTGTCGTCACCTTCCCaggccccatcctcagctccttcccacaGGATTCAGTTGTGGGATCCTCTGGAGCACCTGTCCTTGGAGGCTATGGGGGCTACGGCTCCCTGGGCTATGGGGGCCTGTATGGCTATGGGGGCTCCTCCCTGGGTTGTGGGGGTCTGTATGGCTATGGGGGCTCCCTGGGTTACAGGGGCCTGTATGGCTATGGTAGATCCTATGGTTCTGGCTCTTGCAGCCCTCACTCCTACAGGTACAGCAGGTACAGCCGTGGCAGCTGCAGGCCCTACTAAATCCTACAGAAATATCCCAAGTGAGCTATAACAACAAATGAGATGTGATGGTTTCACAGCTAAAGAGATCTGAACCTCCACTGCTCTGTTCCAAGACCACAGAGCTGTATCCCTTCAGCCCCCTTTGAATTTCTCCTCTTCTACTTCCAGTTTCTGCCTTAATGCTTTTCCCATGACATTTCCATGTTGCCTAGGGTAAACATGTAACAAAGTTGCTCAAAACAGTTCCTGTCTGTTCAAATCAACAGCTAAgactcaggaagaaaaaaaaaaaaaaatcaatcaccTGTGAATGTATCCCTGACTGGAGAACCGTACTTGGAGattctgaaaatgtatttcttttctcactATCATTAAAAGTTTACTGCATCAAAGTTGTCATGTTCTGGCATTCTCTTCTCATGTTTTCACCCTTATTATTTGTCTTGGGAGAAATCTAACCTGTGCAGCTGTCAATAACAGTTTAAACTATGAAGTTGAACATCGTGCCCCAAAAAATCAGGGATTTTAAGTGtacaaaagcagcacaaagcccTCAGCACAGAAGGAACTACTGTCCTGCCGTCCCCCTTTTTCAGATCAAGATTCTTGACATTTTTGAAGAATTTGGCTTCTTGGTGGTACATTCACTGGTTACAGATTAGTAGTAGTAGAGAAATGAAATGGTAGATTACTAATTTTAAACCCTTTCCTAAAAAACATTAGACTTTAGTAAGAATTTCTTCCAGGTAAGTCTTTGATTCATCTCCTTGAACTTCAGGATCTCACTCAAATAATTAAACTCCATCCTCAGTAATAGTCTCTGCAGAAAGTTGAATTAATATTCTGTCAACTCCTTAAAGAAAGTTTTCTGGGCCATACAAGGGAACTTTTACATCTGAAGTGTGGGTAATGGTCTTTCCGTATAATAATGAAATCTAAGGTGTTGGATGTTTTTTGATAGAAAAACAGCTACTCCATACAGCTACCCCAAGGGCTAATTCATCTATGCCAGCAAGAACAGCTGGAAGAGATAGAACAGAGTTATAGCGCCTGGAAAGCTTAAAAGGTAGAAAAAGTCATAACCCTCTATACATATCCTCAACACTGTTGTTGTGTTTCCCAATTCCTTCTGCCTGGGAAACCCTTACAACAGAAACCCCCATTTTCAGCTGCTCTAACTTTCAGCCTCTCCCACAATAGTCCTCATCTAAAAGGTCTGTTAGATAGTCTACTCACCCCTGAAGAGCTCTTTTCCTTGTTGCAGCTCCAATCCTCTCCCTCTCAGCAGCTCCGTGCCAATACCCTTCACcaccctctccccacctccctaAATCCCTTCTGACTCAGGAGCATCCCTCCCACCTGAGGGCCTCATCAGCCACCCTTTTGCCCATAATTTGCTTTGAATCCAGCCTCAGTTGAGCCACCAGCTCTACTCCTGCTATGATCCGCAAAGATGTTCAAGTAGTTCATTAGAGAATGGAGGTTTAGTGTGGTTTCTTTCTAAACATAATGTTATTGCTGTAACCCAGATCAGCTGTGGAGGAAGGATTCCTGCCCCAAATGGGTGCACTGAGTGCAACAAAGAGTGATTGACTTCACTGATAGCTGGGccatttcagctgtttttttgaAGTCTGAGCTTCAACCTACGTAAGGATTTGAGTTTCCCCATTTGCAGAGAGGAAAGTTGTATATCCatagcagaagaaattaaaactaaaagtTGATTTGTTTGATGCAGAGTAGAATCActttaatgagaaataaacattCACAGAAAAGCATTGTAGAATATCAAGAATATGCATCAGAGTGGAGGCAGTTCCTTCTGTAATTGTTCTTCTTCAGTTGGACAGTGAAGTGCCATTTCATAAGAATATAAATTACTTGTTTTATCCTACCCATTATACACATAGATGGAAAAGAGCATGAGTAGAGGGTGAAGAAATTAAGGATGTGCAGTGTGCTCCCAGCTCTGTTGCAGTGGGGTGGCAGTGATCAGGACTTCACAACAGCTCCCTTGAGACCACTGCTGTGGATCAAGTTTGTATCTCTCAGTTGCTGGTTAGTCCTTACTCAGGGGGTATTTCTGTAGGATTTAGCAGGGCCTGCAGTGGCCATGGCTGTACCTGTTGGACCAGGAGGAGTAAGGGTTGCAATAGCCAGAACCATAGGGTCTACCATAGCCATACAGGCCCCCACAGCCTAGGGAGCCATAGCCTCCATAGCCATACAGGCCCCCACAGCCTAGGGGGCCATAGCCTCCATAGCCATACAGACCCCTATAGCCCCGGGAGCCATAGCCCCCATAGCCATACAGGCCCCCATAGCCCCCGTAGCCCCCAAGGACGGGTGCTCCAGAGGATCCCACAGCCGAATCCtgtgggaaggagctgaggatggggcctGGGAAGGTGACGACAACAGGGGGTGGCTGGATCACAGTCGTGGAGTCAGGGCACTGACGGATGCACGGCTCGTTGCAGCTGTcagcgaggggctgggggcggtTGACGCCACAGGCAGAGGTGGAACACAGGTCGTAGCAAGACATCTTGCAAGGATGGAGATAAGCTGCAACACACACTGTTGATTAGACTAAGTAGAAGACAAAGACTTCAAAATTCAAcagtttacattaaaataatgagtCAAGTACAAGTAAATAAATTGATTTCCCACTTTGCAATCATAATCctcttttttcaaaaatcagAT
This genomic interval from Buteo buteo chromosome 11, bButBut1.hap1.1, whole genome shotgun sequence contains the following:
- the LOC142036210 gene encoding scale keratin-like, with product MSCYDLCSTSACGVNRPQPLADSCNEPCVRQCPDSTTVIQPPPVVVTFPGPILSSFPQDSVVGSSGAPVLGGYGGYGSLGYGGLYGYGGSSLGCGGLYGYGGSLGYRGLYGYGRSYGSGSCSPHSYRYSRYSRGSCRPY
- the LOC142036211 gene encoding scale keratin-like — protein: MSCYDLCSTSACGVNRPQPLADSCNEPCIRQCPDSTTVIQPPPVVVTFPGPILSSFPQDSAVGSSGAPVLGGYGGYGGLYGYGGYGSRGYRGLYGYGGYGPLGCGGLYGYGGYGSLGCGGLYGYGRPYGSGYCNPYSSWSNRQHGNVMGKALRQKLEVEEEKFKGG